The following proteins are co-located in the Marinomonas profundi genome:
- the erpA gene encoding iron-sulfur cluster insertion protein ErpA, translated as MSMVESIDPIEFTDAAAAKLQSLIEEEENDRLMLRVYVTGGGCSGFQYGFTFDEEHQEDDTEVKRNGVTLVVDPLSFQYLVGSEVDYKENLEGSRFVVQNPNATSTCGCGASFSI; from the coding sequence ATGAGCATGGTTGAATCGATTGATCCTATCGAGTTTACAGACGCAGCGGCGGCAAAGCTGCAATCTTTGATCGAAGAAGAAGAGAATGATCGGCTCATGTTACGTGTTTATGTGACGGGAGGCGGTTGTTCTGGTTTTCAGTATGGTTTTACTTTTGATGAAGAGCATCAAGAAGACGATACCGAAGTAAAGCGCAATGGAGTGACTTTGGTTGTCGATCCATTGAGTTTTCAATATTTGGTTGGGTCGGAAGTGGATTACAAAGAAAACCTAGAAGGTTCGCGCTTTGTGGTACAAAACCCGAACGCCACGTCGACTTGTGGGTGTGGCGCGAGTTTTAGTATTTAG
- a CDS encoding YhbY family RNA-binding protein — protein sequence MSLTNAQKKQYRLIGHALNPVVMIAGNGLTEAVLTEVDRALEDHELIKIRISITDREVRNALIAEISKIMKCETVQTIGKVALFYRAALKPNPKLSNLLR from the coding sequence ATGAGTCTTACAAACGCCCAAAAAAAGCAATATCGCCTAATCGGCCACGCCCTTAATCCAGTGGTTATGATTGCGGGCAACGGCCTAACAGAAGCCGTCTTAACAGAAGTGGATCGCGCACTCGAAGATCACGAGCTAATTAAAATACGCATCAGCATCACTGATCGCGAGGTTCGCAACGCATTAATTGCAGAAATCAGCAAGATAATGAAATGTGAGACGGTCCAAACTATTGGCAAAGTGGCGCTTTTTTATCGTGCCGCACTAAAGCCCAACCCAAAGCTTTCGAACTTACTGCGTTAA
- the rlmE gene encoding 23S rRNA (uridine(2552)-2'-O)-methyltransferase RlmE has translation MARSKSSNNWMKEHFDDPYVKRSQQDGYRSRASYKLLEINDKDKLFRPSMRIVDLGAAPGGWSQVAAKLVGDNGTVVASDILEMMPLAGVRFVQGDFTEQEVYEAILAEIGNEKADLVISDMAPNMSGNSSADQPQAMYLVELALDMVAQVLRPGGNFLVKVFQGEGFEEYLKTMRSQFDSVVTRKPDASRARSREVYLLGRQYKG, from the coding sequence GTGGCAAGATCAAAAAGTAGTAATAATTGGATGAAGGAACATTTTGACGATCCGTATGTCAAACGATCCCAACAAGATGGTTATCGCTCTAGAGCCAGTTATAAATTGTTAGAAATTAATGACAAGGATAAACTGTTTCGTCCCTCTATGCGTATTGTTGATTTAGGTGCTGCTCCGGGAGGTTGGTCTCAAGTGGCGGCGAAATTGGTGGGCGATAACGGTACTGTTGTTGCCTCAGATATTTTAGAAATGATGCCATTGGCTGGGGTGCGTTTTGTTCAGGGGGACTTTACTGAACAAGAAGTGTACGAGGCGATTTTGGCGGAGATTGGCAATGAAAAAGCCGATCTTGTAATTTCTGATATGGCCCCCAATATGAGTGGTAATAGTTCTGCAGATCAGCCACAAGCTATGTATCTTGTAGAGCTTGCCTTAGATATGGTGGCCCAGGTGCTGCGCCCAGGTGGGAATTTTTTGGTTAAGGTGTTTCAGGGAGAGGGGTTTGAAGAGTACCTCAAAACGATGCGGTCTCAGTTTGATTCCGTCGTAACACGTAAACCGGATGCTTCGCGGGCAAGAAGTCGCGAGGTTTATTTATTAGGAAGACAATATAAGGGTTAA
- the ftsH gene encoding ATP-dependent zinc metalloprotease FtsH: MNDMLKNILLWLVIAAVLLTVFNNFNTPAETNRVSYSAFVKEVQDGRIAKVIVDGHTISGSRTSGDTFDTVRPAAADPKIMDDLLSNGVVVEGRMPEQQSIWTQLLVASFPILLILAIFMFFMRQMQGGAGGKGGPMSFGKSKARLLPEDQIKTTFADVAGCDEAKEDTEELVDFLREPSKFQRLGGKIPRGILMCGPPGTGKTLLAKAIAGEAKVPFFTISGSDFVEMFVGVGASRVRDMFEQAKKHAPCIIFIDEIDAVGRNRGSGMGGGNDEREQTLNQLLVEMDGFEGNEGIIVIAATNRPDVLDPALLRPGRFDRQVQVGLPDIRGREQILKVHLRKVPCDDDVEPKNIARGTPGFSGADLANLVNEAALFAARSNRRLVNMEQLELAKDKILMGAERKTMVMSDKEKLNTAYHEAGHTIIGYLMPEHDPVYKVSIIPRGRALGVTMYLPEEDKYSISKRGLESQVCSLYGGRIAEEMIHGFDGVSTGASNDIERATSIARNMVTKWGLSEKLGPFAYEEDDNSGSFITGPTGSKANYFSPETGKIIDAEVQGIISRCYAKATQILEENRPKLDVMAEALMQYETIDSKQIKEIMDGNKPSAPEGWSDPSANAAKGEETDVVADTAPPSQSDADDGEVSANPTAPKTSGE, translated from the coding sequence TTGAACGATATGCTGAAAAATATACTGTTGTGGTTAGTCATTGCTGCCGTGCTGCTGACTGTGTTTAATAACTTTAATACGCCTGCTGAGACGAATCGGGTTTCATACTCTGCGTTTGTCAAAGAAGTGCAAGATGGTCGTATTGCGAAGGTCATAGTGGATGGTCATACCATCAGTGGTAGTCGCACTAGCGGCGATACGTTTGATACTGTGCGTCCTGCAGCAGCAGACCCAAAAATTATGGATGATTTGTTGAGCAATGGTGTTGTTGTAGAAGGGCGTATGCCTGAGCAGCAAAGCATTTGGACTCAACTGCTAGTAGCCAGTTTTCCTATACTGTTAATACTTGCCATTTTTATGTTCTTTATGCGCCAAATGCAAGGCGGTGCAGGTGGTAAGGGCGGTCCTATGTCTTTTGGTAAATCCAAAGCACGCCTTTTGCCAGAAGATCAAATTAAAACGACCTTTGCCGATGTGGCGGGTTGTGATGAAGCAAAAGAAGACACCGAAGAATTGGTTGATTTTTTGCGCGAGCCGAGCAAGTTTCAACGCCTTGGCGGTAAAATTCCCCGTGGTATTTTGATGTGTGGTCCTCCAGGGACAGGTAAAACCTTGCTGGCTAAAGCCATTGCGGGTGAGGCGAAAGTGCCTTTCTTTACCATCTCGGGTTCAGATTTTGTGGAAATGTTTGTCGGTGTGGGTGCGTCTCGTGTCCGTGATATGTTTGAACAAGCGAAAAAACATGCACCTTGCATCATCTTTATTGATGAGATCGATGCGGTTGGTCGTAATCGTGGTTCCGGTATGGGCGGTGGTAATGATGAGCGCGAACAAACATTGAACCAACTATTGGTTGAAATGGATGGTTTTGAAGGCAATGAGGGAATTATCGTTATTGCCGCGACAAACCGTCCCGATGTATTGGACCCTGCATTGTTGCGTCCCGGTCGTTTTGACCGTCAAGTGCAAGTAGGTTTGCCAGATATTCGTGGTCGCGAGCAGATTTTAAAAGTGCATTTGCGTAAAGTGCCTTGCGATGATGATGTTGAACCAAAAAACATTGCTCGTGGTACGCCTGGTTTCTCTGGTGCGGACTTAGCGAACTTGGTTAACGAGGCGGCATTGTTTGCGGCTCGCTCTAATCGTCGTTTGGTAAACATGGAACAGCTTGAGTTGGCGAAGGACAAAATCCTTATGGGTGCCGAGCGCAAAACCATGGTGATGAGTGACAAAGAGAAGCTTAATACGGCTTATCATGAAGCGGGTCACACTATTATTGGTTATTTGATGCCGGAACATGACCCTGTGTATAAAGTGTCTATTATTCCTCGTGGCCGCGCGTTGGGTGTCACTATGTACTTGCCAGAAGAGGATAAGTACAGCATCAGTAAACGTGGTCTTGAAAGTCAAGTTTGTAGCCTATATGGCGGTCGTATTGCCGAAGAAATGATCCATGGTTTTGATGGGGTTTCGACGGGTGCATCAAATGATATTGAGCGAGCGACGAGTATCGCACGTAACATGGTGACCAAGTGGGGCTTGTCAGAAAAATTGGGCCCATTTGCCTATGAAGAAGACGATAATAGCGGTAGTTTCATTACTGGCCCTACAGGCAGTAAGGCAAACTATTTCTCTCCTGAAACCGGTAAGATTATTGATGCCGAGGTTCAGGGTATTATCAGTCGCTGCTACGCCAAAGCGACACAGATCTTAGAAGAAAATCGACCTAAGCTGGATGTGATGGCGGAAGCCTTGATGCAGTATGAAACGATTGACTCAAAACAGATCAAAGAGATTATGGATGGTAATAAGCCTTCTGCGCCAGAAGGTTGGTCTGATCCTAGTGCTAATGCAGCAAAAGGCGAAGAGACTGATGTGGTTGCTGATACCGCGCCACCGTCTCAGAGTGATGCTGATGATGGTGAGGTTAGCGCCAATCCGACCGCGCCTAAGACGTCAGGTGAATAA
- the folP gene encoding dihydropteroate synthase: MSLMLFGDKSLDLSLPHVMGILNVTPDSFSDGGAFDSLEAALRQSEKMIEEGASIIDVGGESTRPGAAPVSTQQEIDRVLPVVEAIKKRFDTIVSVDTSTPEVIRGAALLGAGLINDVRALEREGALQAAVETLLPICLMHMKGVPQTMQRQPDYAAVVDDVMQYLLSRVAECSAAGIDKSRLILDPGIGFGKNLPHNLSLLHHTEKFKALGFEILIGLSRKTMIGDVLNLPVEERLYGTMGANASAYAKGARIFRVHDVRPHVEMLALMSRIEREV; the protein is encoded by the coding sequence ATGTCGTTGATGTTATTCGGGGACAAGTCGTTAGACTTGTCCCTTCCTCATGTTATGGGGATATTAAATGTAACGCCCGATTCCTTTTCGGATGGTGGGGCGTTTGATTCCTTAGAGGCGGCCTTGCGTCAATCAGAAAAAATGATTGAAGAGGGCGCTAGTATTATCGATGTTGGCGGTGAGTCAACTCGTCCTGGCGCGGCCCCTGTTTCTACTCAGCAAGAAATTGATCGAGTTTTACCCGTCGTTGAAGCGATTAAAAAACGTTTTGATACCATAGTGTCTGTTGATACCAGTACGCCCGAGGTTATTCGAGGTGCGGCGCTTTTGGGCGCTGGCTTGATTAATGATGTTCGTGCGTTGGAACGCGAAGGGGCATTACAAGCGGCGGTTGAAACCTTGCTACCGATTTGTTTGATGCATATGAAAGGTGTGCCGCAGACAATGCAACGTCAGCCGGATTACGCCGCCGTAGTGGACGATGTGATGCAATATCTGCTGTCTCGTGTGGCTGAGTGTAGTGCTGCAGGTATCGATAAGTCGCGTCTTATTCTTGACCCTGGAATTGGGTTTGGAAAAAATCTACCTCATAATTTATCTTTGCTTCATCACACCGAGAAATTCAAGGCGTTAGGTTTTGAGATTCTTATTGGGCTTTCAAGAAAGACCATGATAGGTGATGTGTTAAATTTACCAGTTGAAGAGCGTCTCTATGGCACGATGGGAGCGAATGCTTCTGCTTACGCAAAAGGCGCTCGTATCTTTAGGGTTCATGACGTTAGACCGCATGTTGAAATGCTGGCGCTAATGTCTCGTATTGAGAGAGAAGTTTGA
- the glmM gene encoding phosphoglucosamine mutase has product MRKYFGTDGIRGKVGTTPITPEFMLKLGWAAGQVFKENDKKILIGKDTRISGYMFESALESGIVAAGADVRLVGPMPTPAIAYLTRTFRASAGIVISASHNPYTDNGIKFFSAEGGKISDEIEERIEYFMEQPMVVVESSLIGRAKRIDDAAGRYIEYCKGTFPIGLQLSGLKIVVDCADGATYHVAPRVFSELGAEVIAIGVNPDGLNINEFSGATKPELLRKNVLAEGADLGIALDGDGDRLILVDRHGVVRDGDDILYIIANHLMRTGRFSGGVVGTLMSNFGLELAFSETGIGFSRAAVGDRYVNEKLMQHGWVLGGEPSGHIVCRSITTTGDGIIAALQVLRAMVEEGKTLDELLVGLVKFPQKLKNIRVAKRFIPNEEPALQKAIAVANERLNGLGRVLLRASGTEPLIRVMVEGRDDDTVDELVDYLVEEVKSVVSAKMHS; this is encoded by the coding sequence ATGCGTAAGTATTTTGGTACAGATGGAATTCGTGGCAAGGTTGGAACAACGCCCATTACGCCTGAGTTTATGCTTAAGCTCGGTTGGGCAGCTGGGCAGGTTTTTAAAGAAAATGATAAAAAAATCTTGATTGGTAAAGATACGCGTATTTCTGGTTATATGTTTGAGTCTGCGCTTGAGTCCGGGATTGTTGCGGCGGGTGCTGATGTTCGTCTGGTGGGGCCAATGCCAACACCTGCGATTGCCTATTTGACGCGCACCTTTCGAGCCAGTGCGGGAATCGTTATCAGCGCTTCTCATAATCCTTATACGGATAATGGTATTAAATTCTTTTCGGCAGAAGGCGGTAAGATCTCTGACGAAATAGAAGAGCGCATTGAGTATTTTATGGAGCAACCCATGGTAGTGGTTGAGTCTAGCCTTATTGGTCGCGCTAAGCGTATTGATGATGCTGCTGGGCGTTACATAGAATACTGTAAAGGAACTTTCCCGATTGGTTTGCAGTTAAGTGGCCTGAAAATTGTTGTCGACTGTGCCGATGGCGCTACTTATCACGTTGCTCCTCGCGTCTTTTCTGAGCTGGGTGCAGAGGTTATTGCTATCGGTGTAAACCCAGACGGCTTGAATATTAATGAGTTTAGCGGGGCGACCAAACCTGAATTGTTGCGTAAAAATGTCTTGGCGGAAGGGGCGGATTTAGGTATTGCCCTAGACGGTGATGGCGACCGATTGATCTTGGTGGATCGTCATGGTGTGGTTCGTGATGGGGATGATATTCTTTATATTATTGCGAATCATCTGATGCGTACCGGGCGTTTTAGTGGTGGTGTCGTTGGTACTCTGATGAGTAATTTTGGTTTGGAATTGGCGTTTTCCGAAACGGGCATCGGCTTTAGTCGAGCGGCGGTGGGAGATAGATACGTTAATGAGAAGCTGATGCAGCATGGCTGGGTGCTGGGTGGTGAGCCATCTGGGCATATCGTTTGTCGTTCTATTACCACGACAGGGGATGGTATTATTGCGGCTTTGCAGGTGCTTCGCGCCATGGTTGAAGAAGGGAAGACGCTCGATGAGCTTTTGGTTGGTTTGGTTAAATTTCCGCAAAAACTAAAGAATATTCGCGTCGCTAAGCGCTTTATTCCCAATGAAGAGCCTGCGCTGCAAAAAGCGATTGCTGTTGCAAACGAGCGCCTTAATGGCTTGGGTCGTGTGTTGTTAAGAGCTTCAGGGACTGAGCCTCTAATACGTGTCATGGTGGAAGGCCGAGACGATGATACGGTTGATGAGCTGGTTGATTACCTGGTGGAAGAGGTGAAATCGGTTGTTTCGGCAAAAATGCACTCGTAA
- the tpiA gene encoding triose-phosphate isomerase: MIRQKIVAGNWKMNGSKESIVSLINGLLKMERSNSEVVISPSFPYLSQVSDLIDGTGLVLAAQNVSQQVKGAYTGEVSASMLGDFGVKYVLLGHSERRSLYGETDQLVADKVKAILDFGLFPMLCIGETLTERESGKTLEVCQRQLQVVVDAVGIDAFEKIVIAYEPVWAIGTGLSASAEQAQDVHQSIRAFLAKASGSVSQKVQILYGGSVKASTSSALFEMADVDGALVGGASLDAEEFIAIVKAAG, translated from the coding sequence ATGATTCGTCAAAAAATAGTAGCTGGTAACTGGAAAATGAATGGCTCTAAGGAGTCTATTGTTTCACTGATTAACGGTTTACTAAAGATGGAGCGTTCTAACTCGGAAGTTGTTATTTCCCCTTCTTTTCCTTACTTGTCTCAGGTCTCTGACTTGATTGATGGTACAGGTCTTGTACTGGCGGCTCAAAATGTCAGTCAGCAAGTAAAAGGCGCTTATACAGGTGAGGTTTCGGCTTCTATGTTGGGCGACTTTGGGGTGAAGTACGTATTGCTTGGGCATTCGGAGCGTCGTTCACTTTATGGTGAGACGGATCAGCTTGTCGCGGATAAGGTTAAGGCAATCTTAGATTTTGGCCTGTTTCCTATGTTATGTATCGGTGAAACATTGACTGAGCGGGAATCAGGAAAAACACTTGAAGTTTGTCAACGTCAGCTTCAGGTTGTTGTTGACGCCGTTGGCATCGATGCATTTGAGAAAATAGTGATTGCTTATGAGCCGGTTTGGGCGATAGGTACTGGCCTATCAGCCAGTGCGGAGCAGGCTCAAGATGTGCATCAATCGATTAGGGCTTTTTTGGCTAAAGCGTCAGGGTCTGTGTCTCAGAAAGTACAGATTTTGTATGGTGGTAGTGTGAAGGCATCAACTAGTTCAGCATTGTTTGAAATGGCTGATGTGGATGGTGCTCTTGTTGGTGGTGCATCTCTAGATGCAGAAGAATTTATAGCGATAGTAAAGGCAGCAGGTTAA
- the secG gene encoding preprotein translocase subunit SecG — protein sequence METLILVLHVLAAIIIIALVLLQQGKGADAGASFGGGASQTVFGSQGGGSFFGKMTALFALVFFLTSFGLAYYASEQAKSVSGSLDFVPSAPQVEETIGLPELGGSTKSSSSDLPVTE from the coding sequence ATGGAAACGCTTATTTTAGTTTTGCACGTGCTGGCGGCGATCATAATCATCGCGTTAGTTCTGTTGCAACAAGGTAAAGGTGCGGACGCTGGAGCTTCTTTTGGTGGTGGTGCATCTCAGACTGTATTTGGTAGTCAAGGTGGCGGTAGTTTTTTTGGTAAAATGACGGCGCTTTTCGCATTGGTTTTCTTTTTGACAAGTTTTGGTTTGGCTTATTATGCCAGCGAACAAGCAAAAAGCGTTTCTGGTTCACTTGATTTTGTTCCTTCAGCTCCTCAAGTTGAAGAAACGATTGGATTGCCTGAGCTGGGTGGTAGTACGAAATCATCATCATCGGATTTGCCAGTCACTGAGTAG
- the rimP gene encoding ribosome maturation factor RimP — protein sequence MSAKFTILEDLIRPVVEGLGFEFWGMEYLSLGKDSVLRIFIETDAEKGIDVEDCARVSRQVSSILDVEDPITGEYSLEVSSPGLDRPLFNLAQYQAYIGSVVALRLRVPFDGRRKFKGQLMGIEGEDVVIRVDQEEYLLPIDLIDKANVVPQF from the coding sequence TTGTCAGCAAAATTTACGATTTTAGAGGACCTTATTCGACCCGTGGTTGAGGGGTTGGGGTTTGAGTTTTGGGGGATGGAGTATTTGTCTTTAGGCAAGGATTCTGTGCTTCGTATTTTTATTGAAACGGATGCTGAAAAAGGGATTGATGTCGAAGACTGTGCCCGAGTGAGTCGACAAGTTAGTTCCATTTTAGATGTTGAAGATCCTATTACAGGCGAATATAGCCTAGAGGTATCGTCGCCGGGCTTGGATCGGCCGTTATTTAATTTAGCCCAGTATCAGGCATATATCGGTTCTGTTGTTGCTTTGCGTTTGCGAGTGCCTTTTGATGGGCGTCGCAAATTTAAGGGACAACTAATGGGGATCGAGGGTGAAGATGTTGTTATTCGCGTCGATCAAGAAGAATACTTGTTGCCTATTGATTTAATCGATAAAGCAAATGTTGTTCCGCAATTTTAA
- the nusA gene encoding transcription termination factor NusA → MSKEILLVVEAVSNEKDVSKQVIFEAVEIALASAAKRRFEDDALIRVSIDQRTGDYKTYRQWNIVADEDYSTPASELTIDDSEEQSLGLGIGEIYEEEVESEVFGRIAAQTAKQVIVQKVREAERAKMVALYTERVGKLVHGQVKKVTRDSLIIDLGENAEASLPKDQLIARESFRMNDRIRALLLEIREDNRGAQLILSRNAPEFMIELFRLEVPEIAEEMIEIRGAARDPGLRAKIAVKTNDRRIDPIGACVGMRGARVQAVSNEMNGERVDIVLWDDNPAQLVINAMAPAEVDSIVIDEDAHSMDVAVKSDNLAQAIGRNGQNVRLASTLTGWSLNVMTSEDAEAKQQEESQKLIDLFVSGLDIDDDLAIQMVDEGFSSLEEVAYIPMEEMLDIDGFDEDLVNELRARAKEALLNQALQAEEQLDDAKPAADLLAMEGMDNHLALVLASVGVVSMEDLAEQSVDELLDIDGMTEARAASLILTARAPWFAESE, encoded by the coding sequence ATGAGCAAAGAAATTCTTTTGGTAGTGGAAGCCGTTTCCAATGAAAAAGATGTTTCGAAACAAGTTATTTTCGAAGCCGTTGAAATTGCTTTAGCAAGTGCTGCCAAGCGTCGTTTTGAAGACGATGCGTTAATTCGTGTTTCTATTGACCAACGTACCGGTGACTACAAAACGTATCGCCAATGGAATATTGTTGCCGATGAAGATTATTCTACGCCAGCGTCAGAGTTGACCATAGACGATTCTGAAGAGCAAAGTCTGGGGTTGGGTATTGGCGAGATTTACGAAGAAGAAGTTGAATCAGAAGTGTTCGGACGTATTGCTGCGCAAACGGCAAAACAAGTGATCGTGCAAAAAGTACGTGAAGCTGAACGTGCTAAAATGGTGGCGCTTTATACTGAAAGAGTGGGCAAACTGGTTCACGGTCAAGTGAAAAAAGTGACCCGTGATAGCTTGATTATTGATTTGGGCGAGAATGCTGAAGCATCATTGCCAAAAGATCAGTTGATTGCTCGCGAAAGTTTTAGAATGAACGATCGAATTCGTGCATTACTGCTTGAAATCCGTGAGGACAATCGCGGTGCGCAATTGATTTTATCTCGTAACGCACCTGAGTTTATGATTGAGCTATTCCGTTTGGAAGTGCCAGAAATCGCAGAAGAAATGATCGAAATCCGTGGGGCGGCTCGCGACCCTGGCTTGCGTGCAAAAATTGCCGTTAAGACAAACGACCGTCGTATTGATCCTATCGGTGCGTGTGTCGGTATGCGTGGTGCTCGAGTTCAGGCGGTGTCTAATGAAATGAATGGCGAGCGTGTTGATATTGTGTTGTGGGATGATAACCCGGCGCAGTTGGTGATCAATGCCATGGCGCCAGCCGAAGTAGACTCGATTGTTATCGATGAAGACGCTCATTCTATGGATGTGGCTGTGAAAAGCGATAACTTGGCTCAGGCGATTGGTCGTAATGGTCAGAATGTTCGTTTGGCATCGACTTTAACGGGTTGGTCCTTAAATGTGATGACCAGCGAAGATGCGGAAGCAAAACAGCAGGAAGAATCGCAAAAGCTGATTGACCTTTTTGTTTCTGGGTTAGATATCGATGATGATTTAGCGATTCAAATGGTTGATGAAGGCTTCTCTTCTCTAGAAGAAGTGGCTTATATCCCAATGGAAGAAATGTTAGATATTGATGGATTTGATGAAGATTTAGTAAACGAGTTGCGTGCTAGGGCAAAAGAAGCCCTGTTGAATCAAGCACTTCAAGCCGAAGAACAATTAGATGATGCGAAGCCTGCTGCCGATTTATTGGCAATGGAAGGCATGGATAATCATCTTGCTTTGGTCCTTGCATCGGTTGGCGTTGTAAGTATGGAAGATTTGGCAGAGCAATCTGTCGATGAGTTGCTTGATATTGATGGCATGACGGAAGCGCGTGCAGCGAGTCTTATTTTGACTGCTCGTGCACCTTGGTTTGCTGAATCTGAATGA